Genomic segment of Anaeromyxobacter sp.:
GGACGCGCCGGGACAGGTGAGGCCAGGATGAGCGCGAAGATCAGCGGCGTGAAGGGGATGAACGACGTCCTGCCCGGCGAGGTGGGGCGCTGGCAGGAGCTGGAGGCGGTGGCCCGCGAGGTCTTCGCCCTGTACGGCTACCGCGAGGTGCGCACCCCGGTGGTGGAGCCGCACGCCCTCTTCGCCCGCGGCGTGGGCGAGGCCACCGACATCGTCTCCAAGGAGATGTACGTCTTCGAGGACAAGGGCGAGGAGCGGCTGGCGCTGCGGCCCGAGGGGACGGCCGGCACGGTGCGCGCCTTCATCGAGCACGGCGTCTACGTGGAGGGGCCGCAGAAGTGGTTCTACATGGGCCCCATGTTCCGGCGCGAGCGGCCGCAGAAGGGGCGCTACCGGCAGTTCCACCAGATCGGCTGCGAGGCCTTCGGGGTGGCCGAGCCGCTCATCGACGCCGAGCAGATCGCCATGCTGGAGGACTACCTGGCTCGCCTGGGCGTGGTGGCCACCCTCAAGCTCAACTCGGTGGGCGACCCGGCCTGCCGCCCGGCCTACCTGGCCGAGCTGCGCGGCTACCTCGGCGAGCACGCCGCCGCCCTGTGCGCCGACTGCCGCGAGCGGACCACCAAGAACCCGCTGCGGGTGCTCGACTGCAAGGTGCCCACCTGCCAGCCGGTGCTGGAGCAGGCGCCGCGCCTGGCCGACCGGCTCTGCCAGGGGTGCCGCGACCACTTCGCCGCGGTGAAGGCCGGGCTCGACGCCCTCGGGGTGCGCTACCAGGTGGAGCCGCGGCTGGTGCGCGGGCTCGACTACTACGTCCGCACCGCCTACGAGTTCACCTCCGACGCCCTGGGCGCGCAGTCGGCGGTGGCCGGCGGCGGGCGCTACGACGGGCTGGTGGAGACGCTGGGCGGGCCGCCCACCCCGGGCATCGGCTTCGCCCTCGGGGCCGAGCGGCTGGCGCTGATCCTGGAGGCGCTGAAGCGCCCGGTGCCGGTGCGGCGGCCGGAGGTCTTCTTCGTGGCCATCGACGAGCAGGGCACCCGCGCCGCGCTGACCCTGGCGGCCGGCCTGCGCAAGGCCGGCATCGCCTGCGACCTGGACGGGCGCGGCGGCAAGCTGCCCCGCCAGTTCAAGCAGGCCGAGCGGGTCGGGGCCCGCTACGCGCTGGTGCTGGGCGGCAACGAGGTGGCCGCCGGCCAGGCCAAGCTGAAGGACCTGGCCACCCGCGAGGAGCGGCCGGTGGCCCTGGCCGACCTGGCCGCCGCCCTGACCCGGCAGACGTGAGCCGCGTCCCTGGATCAGGGGGGCTGCGCGGCGGACCGGGGCTCGGGCACCATCCGGGGGTGACCGCTCCCGCCCTGGCCGGCGCCCTGGCCGCCCTGCTGCTCCTGGCCGGCCCGGCGCGGGCCGACGAGGAGCTGGAGCTGGGCCAACCGGCGCCCGGCTTCTCCCTCAAGACCCTCAACCCCGAGGTGGCCGGGGCGGCCTGGTTCCGGCTCGACCAGTGGGTGGGAGACGAGCCCGACGACCCCGACGCCCGGCTGGTGCTGATCAGCTTCTTCGCCTCCTGGTGCGGCCCCTGCCAGAAGGAGCTGGCCGCGCTGGTGGACCTCGACGCCCGGTTCCGGGCCGGCGGCCTGCGGGTGGTCTCGGTCAGCATCGACCGCGACGAGGCCGGCCTGGAGGCGGCCCGCCGCATGGCGGTGGCCGCGCGGGTCCGCTTCCCGGTGCTCTCCGACCGCTTCAACGTGCTGGCGCGCCGGTACCTGGGCGAGCAGTCCCCGCTGCCCTCGCTCTTCCTGGTGGCGCGCGACGGCGCCGTGCTGCGCATCGAGAAGGGCTACGCCCGGGAGGCCGCCGCCTCGCTGGCCGGCGAGGTGCAGGCCGCGCTGGCGTGCCCGCGCGGCGCCGCGGCCGCGCCGTGACCCGGCTGCTGGTCATCGGAGGGCCGACCGCCTCCGGGAAGACGGCGCTGGGCGTGGCGCTGGCGGGGCGGGTGGGCGGCGAGATCGTCGGCGCCGACTCCCAGCAGCTCTACCGGACGCTCGACGTGGGCACCGCCAAGCCCACCGCGGCCGAGCGGGCCGCCGCCCCCCACCACCTGCTCGACGTGGCAGAGCCCGGGGCGGGGATGGACGCGGCCCGCTTCGTGGCCCTGGCCGACCAGGCCATCGAGGGCATCGCGGCCCGCGGCGCGCTGCCCATCGTGGTGGGCGGCACCGGCCTCTACCTGCGGGCGCTGCTGCACGGGGTGGTGGACGCCCCCGGGCGCGACCCGGCGCTGCGGGCCCGGCTGGAGGCGGAGGCCGCCGCCCTGGGGAGGCCGGCGCTGCACGCCCGGCTGGCGGCGCTCGACCCGGCCGCGGCCGCCCGCATCGGCCAGAACGACCTGGTGCGCATCGTGCGGGCGCTGGAGATCGCCGCCGGCGGGGCGCTGCCCTCCGGGCTGCGCGACGCCCACGCCTTCCGGCAGGACCGCTACCCGTGCCTCTTCCTGGCGCTGGCGCCGCCGCGGGAGGTGCTGCGCGCCCGCATCGACGCCCGGGTGGAGGCCATCTTCCAGGAGGGGCTGCTCGAGGAGGCCCGGGCCCTGCTGGCCCGGCTCGGCTCGCCGCTGCCGGCGCGGCTGCCCATCGGGTACGCCGAGGCGGCCGAGGTGGTGGAGGGGCGGCTGCCGCTCGACGAGGCCGTCCGGCGGGTCCAGGCGGCGCACCGGCAGTACGCCCGGCGGCAGGTGGTCTGGCTGCGGCGCGAGCGCGGCGTGGAGTGGCTGGCGCCGCCCGTCGACCCGGACGAGGTGGCGCGGCGCGTCACGGCCTGGTGGCGGGCGCCGTGAAATCGGCCGGGGCTCGTGATAAAAGCCCCACCGTGCAAAAGCCCACGTTCGCGCTCGACTTCGAGCGTCCGCTGATGGCCCTCGAGTCGAAGATCGCCGAGCTGAAGGAGCTCTCCTCCGGCGCCACCGTCGACTTCTCCGACGAGATCACCAAGCTGGAGCGCAAGGCCAAGCGGCTGCAGGCCGAGATCTTCAGCGACCTGACGCCGTGGCAGACCGTGCAGGTGGCCCGCCACCCGCAGCGGCCCTACACGCTCGACTACTTGAAGGCGCTCTTCACCGACTTCTTCGAGGTGGAGGGCGATCGGCGCTTCGCCGCCGACCGGGCCATCGTGGGCGGCTTCGCCCGCTTCGACGGCCGCCCGGTGGTGGTGATGGGCCACCAGAAGGGGCGCACCACCAAGGAGAACATGCTGCGCAACTTCGGCATGCCCCGCCCCGAGGGCTACCGCAAGGCGCGCCGCCTCTTCGACCTGGCCGACCGCTTCCGCATGCCGGTGCTGGTCTTCATCGACACCCCCGGCGCCTACCCCGGCATCGGCGCGGAGGAGCGCGGGCAGGCCGAGGCCATCGCCGTCAACCTGGAGGTCATGTCCGGGCTCGGCGTGCCCAGCATCTCGGTGGTGATCGGCGAGGGGGCCTCCGGCGGCGCCCTCGGCGTGGGCGTCACCAGCCGCATCCTGATGCTGGAGTACAGCTGGTACAACGTCATCTCGCCGGAGAGCTGCAGCGCCATCCTCTACCGCGATCCCGGGCAGGCCAAGAAGTCGGCCGACGCCCTCAAGCTGACCGCCAAGGACCTGGCCGGCTTCGGCATCACCGACGAGATCGTGCAGGAGGCCCCGGGCGGCGCGCACCGCGACCCGGCCCTCACCATCAAGAACGTCGGGGACGCCGTGCGGCGCCACCTCAAGCAGCTCGACGCCATGACGCCCGCGCAGATCGTGGCCGACCGGTACCGGAAGTTCCGGGCCATCGGCGTGTACACCTCCGACGACTAGCGGCCGTCCCCGGTGTGGTAAGAAAACCGCCACGCCATGGCCCTCGTCCCCGCCAACGTCGCCTCGCTCACGCCGTACGTCCCCGGCAAGCCCATCGAGGAGGTCGAGCGCGAGCTCGGCATCTCGGGGGTCGCCAAGCTGGCCTCCAACGAGAACGCGCTGGGCCCCTCGCCGAAGGCGCTGGCGGCGGCGCGGGAGGCGGCCGCCCGGATCCACCTCTACCCGGACGGCTCGGCCTACCTGCTGCGCCAGGCGCTGGCCGCCAAGCTGGGCGTGGCCTTCGAGGAGGTCTTCGTCGGCAACGGCTCCAACGAGCTCATCGAGCTGATGGTCCGCACCTTCACCTGCGACGGCGAGGAGGTGCTGACCTCGGCGCAGAGCTTCGTGGCCTACCGGCTGGCGGCGCAGGCCCACGGGCGCACCTTCGTGGAGGCGCCCATGAAGCAGCGCTTCCACTACGACCTGGCGGCCCTGCAGGCGCGCCTCTCGGCCCGCACCAAGGTGGTCTTCCTGGCCAACCCGGACAACCCCACCGGCACCTCCTTCACCGAGGCGGAGCTGGTGCCGTTCCTGGAGGCCGTGCCGTCCACCGCGCTGGTGGTGCTCGACGAGGCCTACGCCGAGTTCGTGGAGGCCCCGGGCTACCCGGACTCGCTGGCGCTGCGCCGCCGCTTCCCCAACCTGGTGATCCTGCGCACCTTCTCCAAGATCTACGGGCTGGCCGGGCTGCGGCTGGGCTACGGCGTGGCCCGGGCCGAGCTGGTCGGGTTCCTCGACCGGGTGCGCGCCCCCTTCAACACCAGCCTGGTGGCGCAGGCGGCCGGCACGGCCGCGCTCGGCGACCTCGAGCACGTGGAGCGGAGCCGGGCGCTGGTGCGCAGCGAGCGCCCCTTCCTGGCGGCCGGCCTGTCCGCCCTGGGCGCCACCGTGGTGCCCAGCCAGGGCAACTTCCTCCTGGCCGACTTCCCGGGCACCGACGGCAAGCAGGTCTTCGAGGCGCTGCTGCGGCAGGGGGTGGTGGTGCGGCCGGTGGCGGGCTACGGCTTCCCGACCTGCCAGCGGGTCACGGTGGGGCTGCGCGCCGAGAACGAGAAGCTGCTGGCCGCGCTGGAGAGGGTGCTGGCGCGGTGAGCGCACCCCGCCCGTTCATCGTCGCCATCGACGGCCCCGCCGGGGCCGGCAAGTCGAGCGCGTCCCGCCTGCTGGCGGCGCGCCTCGGCTTCGCCCTGGTGGACACCGGGGCCATCTACCGGACCGTGGCCCTGGCGGCCACCCGGCAGGGCGTGGCCCTGGACGACGACGCGCGGCTCGGGCCGCTGCTGGAGTCCCTCACCATCCACTTCGCCCCGCCGGCCGAGCCGGGCGGCGCCCAGCACGTCTTCCTGGGCGCCGAGGACGTCTCGTCCGCCATCCGCACCCCGCCCATGTCGCTGGGGGCCAGCGCCGTGTCGGCCCGCCCGGTGGTGCGGGCCGGGCTGCTGGAGCTGCAGCGCCGGCTGGCCCTCTCGCCGGAGAACCGCGGCGCGGTGCTGGAGGGCCGCGACATCGGCACGGTGGTCTTCCCGGACGCCGACCTCAAGGTCTTCCTGACCGCCACCGAGGACTGCCGGGCCCGGCGCCGCTTCGTCGAGCTGGAGCAGAAGGGCGACCCCTCGAGCTACGAGCAGGTGCTGGCGGACCAGCGCCGGCGGGACAAGAACGACAGCGAGCGGGAGGTGGCGCCGCTCAAGCCGGCCGACGACGCCCGCCTCTTCGACTCCTCCGGCGTCGGGCTCGTCGAGGTGGTCGAGTCGCTGGCCCGCGAGGTCGAGCTGGCCCTGGCCAGCCGCGGGGCCGGCCGGTGAGCGACCGGGCCTATGGCCCGAGGGAGTGCGGCAGCTGCCGGCTCTGGCGCTCCATCCTGGAGGACGAGCGCGGCCCCATCGGCCCCTGCCGGCTGCAGGTGCGCACCGGCGACTTCCCCGGCACCGCCCCGGTCTGCGAGCGCTTCATGCCGCGCGACGCCGCCATCCCGGCAGCGCCGCCCGTCGAGCCGGAGCGCCGCCGCCGCGCCCGCGACCTCAGGCCGGTCCTGGTCCACCGGGCCGGCGAGGCCGTGCCCGTCACCACCTACGTCCCGGTCGCCCGCCCGGCGCCGGCGCCGCTGCCACCCCTGCCCGAGGAGCTGACCGACATGACCCGCGAGGAGTTCGCCCTGGCCATCCGCGAGGCGCTGCGCGAGGAGGCCGCCGAGGTCCGCCTGGCCAACAAGTGGGAGGGCGGCGCCATCGTCCTCCGGCCGGGCGATCCCAACACCGCCCCCAAGGAGCTGCCGCTCGACGCCCTGCTGCACAAGGTGATCATGATCCGCGACCGGCTGCGGGTGCTGGAGGCGAAGATCAACGCCCACGACAAGCTCAGCGACGCCGAGAAGGTGGACTTC
This window contains:
- a CDS encoding (d)CMP kinase, coding for MSAPRPFIVAIDGPAGAGKSSASRLLAARLGFALVDTGAIYRTVALAATRQGVALDDDARLGPLLESLTIHFAPPAEPGGAQHVFLGAEDVSSAIRTPPMSLGASAVSARPVVRAGLLELQRRLALSPENRGAVLEGRDIGTVVFPDADLKVFLTATEDCRARRRFVELEQKGDPSSYEQVLADQRRRDKNDSEREVAPLKPADDARLFDSSGVGLVEVVESLAREVELALASRGAGR
- a CDS encoding histidinol-phosphate transaminase, producing MALVPANVASLTPYVPGKPIEEVERELGISGVAKLASNENALGPSPKALAAAREAAARIHLYPDGSAYLLRQALAAKLGVAFEEVFVGNGSNELIELMVRTFTCDGEEVLTSAQSFVAYRLAAQAHGRTFVEAPMKQRFHYDLAALQARLSARTKVVFLANPDNPTGTSFTEAELVPFLEAVPSTALVVLDEAYAEFVEAPGYPDSLALRRRFPNLVILRTFSKIYGLAGLRLGYGVARAELVGFLDRVRAPFNTSLVAQAAGTAALGDLEHVERSRALVRSERPFLAAGLSALGATVVPSQGNFLLADFPGTDGKQVFEALLRQGVVVRPVAGYGFPTCQRVTVGLRAENEKLLAALERVLAR
- a CDS encoding histidine--tRNA ligase; the encoded protein is MSAKISGVKGMNDVLPGEVGRWQELEAVAREVFALYGYREVRTPVVEPHALFARGVGEATDIVSKEMYVFEDKGEERLALRPEGTAGTVRAFIEHGVYVEGPQKWFYMGPMFRRERPQKGRYRQFHQIGCEAFGVAEPLIDAEQIAMLEDYLARLGVVATLKLNSVGDPACRPAYLAELRGYLGEHAAALCADCRERTTKNPLRVLDCKVPTCQPVLEQAPRLADRLCQGCRDHFAAVKAGLDALGVRYQVEPRLVRGLDYYVRTAYEFTSDALGAQSAVAGGGRYDGLVETLGGPPTPGIGFALGAERLALILEALKRPVPVRRPEVFFVAIDEQGTRAALTLAAGLRKAGIACDLDGRGGKLPRQFKQAERVGARYALVLGGNEVAAGQAKLKDLATREERPVALADLAAALTRQT
- a CDS encoding TlpA family protein disulfide reductase, which encodes MTAPALAGALAALLLLAGPARADEELELGQPAPGFSLKTLNPEVAGAAWFRLDQWVGDEPDDPDARLVLISFFASWCGPCQKELAALVDLDARFRAGGLRVVSVSIDRDEAGLEAARRMAVAARVRFPVLSDRFNVLARRYLGEQSPLPSLFLVARDGAVLRIEKGYAREAAASLAGEVQAALACPRGAAAAP
- the miaA gene encoding tRNA (adenosine(37)-N6)-dimethylallyltransferase MiaA, whose translation is MTRLLVIGGPTASGKTALGVALAGRVGGEIVGADSQQLYRTLDVGTAKPTAAERAAAPHHLLDVAEPGAGMDAARFVALADQAIEGIAARGALPIVVGGTGLYLRALLHGVVDAPGRDPALRARLEAEAAALGRPALHARLAALDPAAAARIGQNDLVRIVRALEIAAGGALPSGLRDAHAFRQDRYPCLFLALAPPREVLRARIDARVEAIFQEGLLEEARALLARLGSPLPARLPIGYAEAAEVVEGRLPLDEAVRRVQAAHRQYARRQVVWLRRERGVEWLAPPVDPDEVARRVTAWWRAP
- a CDS encoding acetyl-CoA carboxylase carboxyltransferase subunit alpha, which codes for MQKPTFALDFERPLMALESKIAELKELSSGATVDFSDEITKLERKAKRLQAEIFSDLTPWQTVQVARHPQRPYTLDYLKALFTDFFEVEGDRRFAADRAIVGGFARFDGRPVVVMGHQKGRTTKENMLRNFGMPRPEGYRKARRLFDLADRFRMPVLVFIDTPGAYPGIGAEERGQAEAIAVNLEVMSGLGVPSISVVIGEGASGGALGVGVTSRILMLEYSWYNVISPESCSAILYRDPGQAKKSADALKLTAKDLAGFGITDEIVQEAPGGAHRDPALTIKNVGDAVRRHLKQLDAMTPAQIVADRYRKFRAIGVYTSDD